The nucleotide window CGTGAGGAGGGCTGGATCGTTCTGATAACCTTCATCCGCGGGAAGACAACCATGAGAATGGCCAACGAGCTCAAGCCCGGCGATTCAATCCTCAACGTGGCCGGCCCCCTCGGAAACCCGGCCGAGATGGAGAAGTTCGGCAAGATTCTCGCCATTGGAGCCTACACCGGAATAGTCGAGACCTTCCCGATTGCGAGGGCCTGGCACGAGCTCGGAAACGACGTCACGACGCTCCACGTCACCTTCGAGCCGATGGTAATCCTCAACGATATGATTCCCGACTACGTTGACAGGCACATCGTCAAGCCCGTCCCGCTCGACCCGAAGGAGGACTTCCCGACCAACATGAAGAACGTCACCAAGGTCCTTACCGAGACAGTCCGCGAGATGCTTGAGAAAGAGAACTACGACCTCGTCTTCATGGTCGGCCCAGCCGGCGATCAGAGGGCCGTTTTCAACGTTGTCAAGGAGTTTGGAATCCCGATGAAGGCTGACCTGCACCCGATTATGGTGGACGGAACCGGTATGTGCGGTGCCTGCCGCGTAACAGTCGGCGGCGAGGTGAAGTTCGCCTGCATAGACGGTCCCGAGTTCGACGCCTACCAGGTCGACTGGGACGTCCTCATAGCGAGGACCGGTTACTACACGGACATGGAGAGGAAAGCCATGGAGGAGTACATGAAACTCTTCGAGCAGGCCCTCCAGGGAGGTGAGCAGTGATGCCGAGGAGGAAGCTCATCAAGGAGCGCGTTCCGACGCCGGAGAGGCCGGCAGAGGAGAGGATTAGGGACTTCAAGGAGGTCAACCTCGGCTACACCTTCGAGCTTGCCGTCAAGGAGGCTGAGCGTTGCCTCCAGTGTCCGGCAAACTACGCGCCCTGTATAAAAGGCTGTCCCGTCCACATAGACATTCCGGGCTTCATCGGAAAGCTCGTCCAGTACCGCGACGACCCGGATAAGGCTGTAAAAGAGGCCCTCCAGGTCATCTGGGCCTGCAACTCCCTCCCTGCCACGACCGGTCGCGTCTGCCCGCAGGAGGACCAGTGTGAGATGAACTGTGTTATGGGCAAGGTGGGAGACAAGGTCAACATCGGCAAGCTTGAGCGCTTCGTTGCCGACTACGCCCGCGAGAACGGCATAGACGAGGAGCTCCTCTTTGAGATGGTGCCGAAGATAGAGAAGAAAGGACAGCGCGTAGCAATCATCGGAGCTGGTCCGGCCGGACTTA belongs to Thermococcus sp. AM4 and includes:
- a CDS encoding sulfide/dihydroorotate dehydrogenase-like FAD/NAD-binding protein, with translation MYRILEKKELAMRNIWYKIEAPHVARKVQPGQFVIVRAFPNGERIPLTPVIWNREEGWIVLITFIRGKTTMRMANELKPGDSILNVAGPLGNPAEMEKFGKILAIGAYTGIVETFPIARAWHELGNDVTTLHVTFEPMVILNDMIPDYVDRHIVKPVPLDPKEDFPTNMKNVTKVLTETVREMLEKENYDLVFMVGPAGDQRAVFNVVKEFGIPMKADLHPIMVDGTGMCGACRVTVGGEVKFACIDGPEFDAYQVDWDVLIARTGYYTDMERKAMEEYMKLFEQALQGGEQ